Proteins encoded together in one Cicer arietinum cultivar CDC Frontier isolate Library 1 chromosome 4, Cicar.CDCFrontier_v2.0, whole genome shotgun sequence window:
- the LOC101508651 gene encoding uncharacterized protein isoform X1, with translation MSIPKEPEEVMKLRGGSVLGKKTILKSDHFPGCQNKRLRPHIEGAPNYRQAESLHVHGVAIPTNDGIRNVLKHIGAQPEGNKVHVLWISLREEPVVYINGRPFVLRDVERPFSNLEYTGINRERVEQMEARLKEDILMEAARYGNKILVTDELPDGQMVDQWESVSCNSVMTPLEVYQELQVEGYLVDYERVPITDEKSPKEMDFDILVHKISQADVNTEIIFNCQMGRGRTTTGMVIATLIYLNRIGASGIPRSNSVGRISQCLTNVPDHIPNSEEAIRRGEYTVIRSLIRVLEVLGGVEGKRQVDKVIDKCASMQNLREAIATYRNSILRQPDEMKREASLSFFVEYLERYYFLICFAVYIHSEMAALRTSSASHSSFADWMRARPELYSIIRRLLRRDPMGALGYSSLKPSLMKIAESTDGRPSEMGVVAALRNGEVLGSQTVLKSDHCPGCQNPRLPERVEGAPNFREVPGFPVYGVANPTIDGIRSVLRRIGSSKSGRPVLWHNMREEPVIYINGKPFVLREVERPYKNMREYTGIGRERVEKMEARLKEDILREAEQYDNAIMVIHETDDGQIYDAWEQVTSDVIQTPLEVFKSLEVDGFPIKYARVPITDGKAPKSSDFDTMAFNIASATKETAFVFNCQMGRGRTTTGTVIACLVKLRIDYGRPIKILGDNVTQEEVDGGSSSGDEVGGYVTAPNNLQIKIDEKQKHVFGINDILLLWKITAFFDNGVECREALDGIIDRCSALQNIRQAVLEYRKVFNQQHVEPRVRRVALNRGAEYLERYFRLIAFAAYLGSEAFDGFCGGKSKVSFKNWLHQRPEVQAMKWSIRLRPGRFFTVPEELRAPQESQHGDAVMEAFVKARSGSVLGKGSILKMYFFPGQRTSSHIQIHGAPHVYKVDEYSVYCMATPTISGAKEMLKYLGANPKAKASATQKVILTDLREEAVVYIKGTPFVLRELNKPYDTLKHVGITGPVVEHMEARLKEDIIAEIKQSGGLMLLHREEYNPSTNQSNVVGYWENILVDDVKTTVEVYSALKDEDYDIVYQRIPLTRERDALASDVDAIQYCKDDSAESYLFVSHTGFGGVAYAMAIICIRLGAEANFASTVPQPVFSPQKYAGAEENFLSRASNEAALKMGDYRDILSLTRVLIHGPQSKADVDNVIDRCAGAGHLRDDILYYYKEFEKFTDGDDEERAYLMDMGVKALRRYFFLITFRSYLHCTSPSNLEFAAWMDARPELGHLCNNLRIDK, from the exons ATGTCGATTCCGAAAGAGCCAGAGGAAGTAATGAAGTTAAGAGGAGGATCGGTACTTGGAAAGAAAACCATTCTTAAGAGCGACCATTTCCCTGGTTGTCAGAACAAGCGTTTGCGTCCTCACATCGAAGGAGCTCCAAATTATCGTCAG GCCGAGTCGTTACATGTTCATGGCGTTGCGATTCCAACTAATGATGGAATCAGAAATGTTCTTAAGCACATTGGTGCTCAACCTGAAGGCAACAAAGTTCATGTTCTTTGGATTAGTCTTCGTGAGGAACCG GTTGTGTACATTAATGGGCGCCCCTTTGTTTTGCGTGATGTGGAAAGACCATTCTCCAACCTCGAGTATACG GGAATTAATAGGGAAAGAGTTGAACAAATGGAAGCTCGTTTGAAAGAAGATATTCTGATGGAAGCTGCAAG ATATGGAAATAAGATCCTTGTGACTGATGAACTGCCAGATGGTCAGATGGTGGACCAATGGGAATCAGTGTCATGTAATTCTGTGATGACACCTCTAGAG GTGTACCAGGAATTGCAAGTGGAAGGATACCTTGTTGATTATGAACGTGTTCCAATAACTGATGAAAAATCCCCTAAGGAAATGGATTTTGATATTTTG GTTCATAAAATTTCACAAGCTGATGTAAATACAGAGATAATTTTCAATTGTCAAATGGGGCGTGGACGAACTACAACTGGAATGGTCATTGCGACTTTGATTTATCTGAATCGAATTGGAGCTTCTg gcATTCCAAGAAGCAACTCAGTTGGTAGAATTTCTCAATGTCTGACTAATGTACCAGACCATATTCCTAACTCAGAGGAGGCAATACGAAGGGGAGAATATACAGTCATAAGAAGCTTGATTCGGGTGTTAGAGGTATTG GGTGGTGTTGAGGGGAAAAGGCAAGTTGACAAAGTCATTGACAAGTGCGCCTCAATGCAG AACTTACGTGAAGCAATTGCCACTTATCGCAATAGTATTCTGCGGCAACCAGATGAGATGAAAAGGGAGGCATCACTTTCTTTTTTTGTGGAGTACTTGGAGAGATACTACTTTTTGATATGTTTTGCTGTATATATACATTCAGAAATGGCTGCACTCCGCACTAGTTCAGCTAGTCATAGTAGTTTTGCTGACTGGATGAGAGCTAGGCCAGAGCTCTACAGCATTATTCGCAG GTTGCTGAGGAGAGATCCAATGGGTGCACTTGGGTATTCCAGTTTGAAACCATCTCTAATGAAGATAGCTGAATCTACTGATGGTCGCCCTTCAGAGATGGGTGTGGTTGCTGCCTTGAGAAATGGTGAGGTACTTGGCAGTCAAACTGTTCTGAAAAGTGATCATTGCCCAGGGTGTCAAAATCCAAGATTACCAGAAAGAGTGGAGGGGGCACCTAATTTCAGAGAAGTTCCTGGCTTTCCAGTTTATGGAGTCGCAAATCCAACTATCGATGGTATTCGATCTGTTCTTCGTAGGATTGGTAGCTCTAAAAGTGGACGCCCAGTACTTTGGCATAATATGAGAGAAGAACCTGTTATTTACATCAATGGGAAACCATTTGTTCTCCGAGAAGTTGAAAGACCGTACAAAAACATGCGGGAATACAcg GGAATTGGTCGTGAAAGGGTGGAGAAAATGGAAGCCCGGTTAAAAGAAGATATCCTAAGGGAAGCTGAACAGTATGACAATGCCATAATGGTTATTCATGAAACAGATGATGGGCAGATATATGATGCTTGGGAGCAAGTAACCTCTGATGTAATTCAAACCCCACTTGAAGTTTTTAAAAGCCTGGAGGTTGATGGATTTCCTATTAAGTATGCACGTGTGCCCATCACTGATGGAAAAGCTCCTAAAAGTTCTGATTTTGACACAATGGCTTTTAATATTGCTTCTGCTACAAAGGAAACTGCTTTTGTTTTCAATTGTCAG ATGGGTAGGGGCAGAACAACCACAGGTACTGTCATAGCTTGCCTTGTGAAGCTTCGAATTGATTATGGTAGACCTATTAAAATACTGGGAGATAATGTAACCCAGGAAGAAGTGGATGGCGGTTCCTCAAGTGGAGATGAAGTTGGCGGTTATGTCACTGCCCCCAATAATTTGCAAATAAAGATAGATGAGAAACAAAAGCATGTTTTTGGTATAAATGACATCCTCTTGTTATGGAAGATAACAGCTTTTTTTGATAATGGGGTGGAGTGCCGGGAGGCCTTAGATGGTATTATTGATAGATGTTCTGCACTTCAAAACATTCGCCAAGCTGTTCTAGAATATAGAAAAGTATTCAATCAACAACATGTTGAGCCAAGGGTAAGGAGGGTGGCATTAAATCGTGGTGCTGAGTACTTGGAACGGTATTTCCGTCTTATTGCTTTTGCAGCATATCTTGGAAGTGAAGCATTTGATGGATTTTGTGGAGGAAAATCCAAAGTGTCATTTAAGAATTGGTTGCATCAGAGACCAGAGGTGCAGGCTATGAAATGGAGCATACGATTGAGACCGGGGCGGTTTTTCACTGTCCCT GAAGAGCTGAGAGCACCACAAGAGTCTCAACACGGAGATGCAGTGATGGAGGCATTCGTCAAGGCTCGGAGTGGTTCAGTTCTGGGAAAAGGCTCCATACTTAAAATGTATTTCTTTCCTGGTCAGAGAACTTCCAGCCACATACAAATACATGGCGCACCACACGTTTACAAG GTTGATGAATACTCTGTGTATTGCATGGCAACTCCAACCATCTCTGGTGCAAAGGAGATGTTAAAGTATTTGGGTGCTAATCCTAAAGCAAAAGCCTCAGCTActcaaaaagtaattttgactGATCTAAGAGAGGAAGCAGTTGTCTATATCAAGGGCACTCCCTTTGTCCTGAGGGAGTTAAACAAACCATATGATACACTCAAGCATGTGGGAATCACTGGTCCTGTG GTGGAACACATGGAAGCAAGGTTGAAAGAAGACATAATAGCTGAGATTAAACAGTCTGGTGGGCTGATGCTGTTACACCGTGAAGAATATAACCCTTCAACAAATCAGTCTAATGTGGTTGGATACTGGGAAAACATTTTGGTGGATGACGTGAAAACAACCGTAGAAGTTTATTCTGCTCTAAAGGATGAAGACTATGATATTGTCTATCAGAGGATACCATTAACAAGGGAGAGAGATGCATTGGCCTCTGATGTTGATGCAATACAGTActgtaaagatga CTCTGCAGAGAGTTATCTTTTTGTATCACACACAGGTTTTGGTGGAGTTGCATATGCAATGGCGATTATTTGTATTAGACTCGGAGCAGAAGCAAACTTTGCATCCACAGTCCCACAGCCAGTATTTAGTCCTCAGAAATATGCAGGGGCTGAAGAGAACTTTCTCTCTCGAGCTTCTAATGAAGCAGCACTCAAGATGGGTGACTATCGTGACATATTGAGCCTTACAAGAGTCCTCATACATGGTCCCCAAAGCAAAGCAGATGTTGACAATGTTATTGACAG ATGTGCAGGCGCAGGGCATCTACGAGATGatattctttattattataaagaatTTGAGAAGTTTACTGATGGCGATGATGAGGAACGTGCGTATCTTATGGACATGGGTGTCAAGGCTTTGAG GCGGTACTTTTTTCTTATCACATTCAGATCTTACCTTCACTGCACCTCTCCATCCAATCTGGAATTTGCTGCTTGGATGGATGCAAGACCCGAGCTTGGTCATCTATGTAACAATCTTAGAATTGATAAATAA
- the LOC101508651 gene encoding uncharacterized protein isoform X2: protein MSIPKEPEEVMKLRGGSVLGKKTILKSDHFPGCQNKRLRPHIEGAPNYRQAESLHVHGVAIPTNDGIRNVLKHIGAQPEGNKVHVLWISLREEPVVYINGRPFVLRDVERPFSNLEYTGINRERVEQMEARLKEDILMEAARYGNKILVTDELPDGQMVDQWESVSCNSVMTPLEVYQELQVEGYLVDYERVPITDEKSPKEMDFDILVHKISQADVNTEIIFNCQMGRGRTTTGMVIATLIYLNRIGASGIPRSNSVGRISQCLTNVPDHIPNSEEAIRRGEYTVIRSLIRVLEGGVEGKRQVDKVIDKCASMQNLREAIATYRNSILRQPDEMKREASLSFFVEYLERYYFLICFAVYIHSEMAALRTSSASHSSFADWMRARPELYSIIRRLLRRDPMGALGYSSLKPSLMKIAESTDGRPSEMGVVAALRNGEVLGSQTVLKSDHCPGCQNPRLPERVEGAPNFREVPGFPVYGVANPTIDGIRSVLRRIGSSKSGRPVLWHNMREEPVIYINGKPFVLREVERPYKNMREYTGIGRERVEKMEARLKEDILREAEQYDNAIMVIHETDDGQIYDAWEQVTSDVIQTPLEVFKSLEVDGFPIKYARVPITDGKAPKSSDFDTMAFNIASATKETAFVFNCQMGRGRTTTGTVIACLVKLRIDYGRPIKILGDNVTQEEVDGGSSSGDEVGGYVTAPNNLQIKIDEKQKHVFGINDILLLWKITAFFDNGVECREALDGIIDRCSALQNIRQAVLEYRKVFNQQHVEPRVRRVALNRGAEYLERYFRLIAFAAYLGSEAFDGFCGGKSKVSFKNWLHQRPEVQAMKWSIRLRPGRFFTVPEELRAPQESQHGDAVMEAFVKARSGSVLGKGSILKMYFFPGQRTSSHIQIHGAPHVYKVDEYSVYCMATPTISGAKEMLKYLGANPKAKASATQKVILTDLREEAVVYIKGTPFVLRELNKPYDTLKHVGITGPVVEHMEARLKEDIIAEIKQSGGLMLLHREEYNPSTNQSNVVGYWENILVDDVKTTVEVYSALKDEDYDIVYQRIPLTRERDALASDVDAIQYCKDDSAESYLFVSHTGFGGVAYAMAIICIRLGAEANFASTVPQPVFSPQKYAGAEENFLSRASNEAALKMGDYRDILSLTRVLIHGPQSKADVDNVIDRCAGAGHLRDDILYYYKEFEKFTDGDDEERAYLMDMGVKALRRYFFLITFRSYLHCTSPSNLEFAAWMDARPELGHLCNNLRIDK from the exons ATGTCGATTCCGAAAGAGCCAGAGGAAGTAATGAAGTTAAGAGGAGGATCGGTACTTGGAAAGAAAACCATTCTTAAGAGCGACCATTTCCCTGGTTGTCAGAACAAGCGTTTGCGTCCTCACATCGAAGGAGCTCCAAATTATCGTCAG GCCGAGTCGTTACATGTTCATGGCGTTGCGATTCCAACTAATGATGGAATCAGAAATGTTCTTAAGCACATTGGTGCTCAACCTGAAGGCAACAAAGTTCATGTTCTTTGGATTAGTCTTCGTGAGGAACCG GTTGTGTACATTAATGGGCGCCCCTTTGTTTTGCGTGATGTGGAAAGACCATTCTCCAACCTCGAGTATACG GGAATTAATAGGGAAAGAGTTGAACAAATGGAAGCTCGTTTGAAAGAAGATATTCTGATGGAAGCTGCAAG ATATGGAAATAAGATCCTTGTGACTGATGAACTGCCAGATGGTCAGATGGTGGACCAATGGGAATCAGTGTCATGTAATTCTGTGATGACACCTCTAGAG GTGTACCAGGAATTGCAAGTGGAAGGATACCTTGTTGATTATGAACGTGTTCCAATAACTGATGAAAAATCCCCTAAGGAAATGGATTTTGATATTTTG GTTCATAAAATTTCACAAGCTGATGTAAATACAGAGATAATTTTCAATTGTCAAATGGGGCGTGGACGAACTACAACTGGAATGGTCATTGCGACTTTGATTTATCTGAATCGAATTGGAGCTTCTg gcATTCCAAGAAGCAACTCAGTTGGTAGAATTTCTCAATGTCTGACTAATGTACCAGACCATATTCCTAACTCAGAGGAGGCAATACGAAGGGGAGAATATACAGTCATAAGAAGCTTGATTCGGGTGTTAGAG GGTGGTGTTGAGGGGAAAAGGCAAGTTGACAAAGTCATTGACAAGTGCGCCTCAATGCAG AACTTACGTGAAGCAATTGCCACTTATCGCAATAGTATTCTGCGGCAACCAGATGAGATGAAAAGGGAGGCATCACTTTCTTTTTTTGTGGAGTACTTGGAGAGATACTACTTTTTGATATGTTTTGCTGTATATATACATTCAGAAATGGCTGCACTCCGCACTAGTTCAGCTAGTCATAGTAGTTTTGCTGACTGGATGAGAGCTAGGCCAGAGCTCTACAGCATTATTCGCAG GTTGCTGAGGAGAGATCCAATGGGTGCACTTGGGTATTCCAGTTTGAAACCATCTCTAATGAAGATAGCTGAATCTACTGATGGTCGCCCTTCAGAGATGGGTGTGGTTGCTGCCTTGAGAAATGGTGAGGTACTTGGCAGTCAAACTGTTCTGAAAAGTGATCATTGCCCAGGGTGTCAAAATCCAAGATTACCAGAAAGAGTGGAGGGGGCACCTAATTTCAGAGAAGTTCCTGGCTTTCCAGTTTATGGAGTCGCAAATCCAACTATCGATGGTATTCGATCTGTTCTTCGTAGGATTGGTAGCTCTAAAAGTGGACGCCCAGTACTTTGGCATAATATGAGAGAAGAACCTGTTATTTACATCAATGGGAAACCATTTGTTCTCCGAGAAGTTGAAAGACCGTACAAAAACATGCGGGAATACAcg GGAATTGGTCGTGAAAGGGTGGAGAAAATGGAAGCCCGGTTAAAAGAAGATATCCTAAGGGAAGCTGAACAGTATGACAATGCCATAATGGTTATTCATGAAACAGATGATGGGCAGATATATGATGCTTGGGAGCAAGTAACCTCTGATGTAATTCAAACCCCACTTGAAGTTTTTAAAAGCCTGGAGGTTGATGGATTTCCTATTAAGTATGCACGTGTGCCCATCACTGATGGAAAAGCTCCTAAAAGTTCTGATTTTGACACAATGGCTTTTAATATTGCTTCTGCTACAAAGGAAACTGCTTTTGTTTTCAATTGTCAG ATGGGTAGGGGCAGAACAACCACAGGTACTGTCATAGCTTGCCTTGTGAAGCTTCGAATTGATTATGGTAGACCTATTAAAATACTGGGAGATAATGTAACCCAGGAAGAAGTGGATGGCGGTTCCTCAAGTGGAGATGAAGTTGGCGGTTATGTCACTGCCCCCAATAATTTGCAAATAAAGATAGATGAGAAACAAAAGCATGTTTTTGGTATAAATGACATCCTCTTGTTATGGAAGATAACAGCTTTTTTTGATAATGGGGTGGAGTGCCGGGAGGCCTTAGATGGTATTATTGATAGATGTTCTGCACTTCAAAACATTCGCCAAGCTGTTCTAGAATATAGAAAAGTATTCAATCAACAACATGTTGAGCCAAGGGTAAGGAGGGTGGCATTAAATCGTGGTGCTGAGTACTTGGAACGGTATTTCCGTCTTATTGCTTTTGCAGCATATCTTGGAAGTGAAGCATTTGATGGATTTTGTGGAGGAAAATCCAAAGTGTCATTTAAGAATTGGTTGCATCAGAGACCAGAGGTGCAGGCTATGAAATGGAGCATACGATTGAGACCGGGGCGGTTTTTCACTGTCCCT GAAGAGCTGAGAGCACCACAAGAGTCTCAACACGGAGATGCAGTGATGGAGGCATTCGTCAAGGCTCGGAGTGGTTCAGTTCTGGGAAAAGGCTCCATACTTAAAATGTATTTCTTTCCTGGTCAGAGAACTTCCAGCCACATACAAATACATGGCGCACCACACGTTTACAAG GTTGATGAATACTCTGTGTATTGCATGGCAACTCCAACCATCTCTGGTGCAAAGGAGATGTTAAAGTATTTGGGTGCTAATCCTAAAGCAAAAGCCTCAGCTActcaaaaagtaattttgactGATCTAAGAGAGGAAGCAGTTGTCTATATCAAGGGCACTCCCTTTGTCCTGAGGGAGTTAAACAAACCATATGATACACTCAAGCATGTGGGAATCACTGGTCCTGTG GTGGAACACATGGAAGCAAGGTTGAAAGAAGACATAATAGCTGAGATTAAACAGTCTGGTGGGCTGATGCTGTTACACCGTGAAGAATATAACCCTTCAACAAATCAGTCTAATGTGGTTGGATACTGGGAAAACATTTTGGTGGATGACGTGAAAACAACCGTAGAAGTTTATTCTGCTCTAAAGGATGAAGACTATGATATTGTCTATCAGAGGATACCATTAACAAGGGAGAGAGATGCATTGGCCTCTGATGTTGATGCAATACAGTActgtaaagatga CTCTGCAGAGAGTTATCTTTTTGTATCACACACAGGTTTTGGTGGAGTTGCATATGCAATGGCGATTATTTGTATTAGACTCGGAGCAGAAGCAAACTTTGCATCCACAGTCCCACAGCCAGTATTTAGTCCTCAGAAATATGCAGGGGCTGAAGAGAACTTTCTCTCTCGAGCTTCTAATGAAGCAGCACTCAAGATGGGTGACTATCGTGACATATTGAGCCTTACAAGAGTCCTCATACATGGTCCCCAAAGCAAAGCAGATGTTGACAATGTTATTGACAG ATGTGCAGGCGCAGGGCATCTACGAGATGatattctttattattataaagaatTTGAGAAGTTTACTGATGGCGATGATGAGGAACGTGCGTATCTTATGGACATGGGTGTCAAGGCTTTGAG GCGGTACTTTTTTCTTATCACATTCAGATCTTACCTTCACTGCACCTCTCCATCCAATCTGGAATTTGCTGCTTGGATGGATGCAAGACCCGAGCTTGGTCATCTATGTAACAATCTTAGAATTGATAAATAA
- the LOC101508651 gene encoding uncharacterized protein isoform X3 yields the protein MDFDILVHKISQADVNTEIIFNCQMGRGRTTTGMVIATLIYLNRIGASGIPRSNSVGRISQCLTNVPDHIPNSEEAIRRGEYTVIRSLIRVLEVLGGVEGKRQVDKVIDKCASMQNLREAIATYRNSILRQPDEMKREASLSFFVEYLERYYFLICFAVYIHSEMAALRTSSASHSSFADWMRARPELYSIIRRLLRRDPMGALGYSSLKPSLMKIAESTDGRPSEMGVVAALRNGEVLGSQTVLKSDHCPGCQNPRLPERVEGAPNFREVPGFPVYGVANPTIDGIRSVLRRIGSSKSGRPVLWHNMREEPVIYINGKPFVLREVERPYKNMREYTGIGRERVEKMEARLKEDILREAEQYDNAIMVIHETDDGQIYDAWEQVTSDVIQTPLEVFKSLEVDGFPIKYARVPITDGKAPKSSDFDTMAFNIASATKETAFVFNCQMGRGRTTTGTVIACLVKLRIDYGRPIKILGDNVTQEEVDGGSSSGDEVGGYVTAPNNLQIKIDEKQKHVFGINDILLLWKITAFFDNGVECREALDGIIDRCSALQNIRQAVLEYRKVFNQQHVEPRVRRVALNRGAEYLERYFRLIAFAAYLGSEAFDGFCGGKSKVSFKNWLHQRPEVQAMKWSIRLRPGRFFTVPEELRAPQESQHGDAVMEAFVKARSGSVLGKGSILKMYFFPGQRTSSHIQIHGAPHVYKVDEYSVYCMATPTISGAKEMLKYLGANPKAKASATQKVILTDLREEAVVYIKGTPFVLRELNKPYDTLKHVGITGPVVEHMEARLKEDIIAEIKQSGGLMLLHREEYNPSTNQSNVVGYWENILVDDVKTTVEVYSALKDEDYDIVYQRIPLTRERDALASDVDAIQYCKDDSAESYLFVSHTGFGGVAYAMAIICIRLGAEANFASTVPQPVFSPQKYAGAEENFLSRASNEAALKMGDYRDILSLTRVLIHGPQSKADVDNVIDRCAGAGHLRDDILYYYKEFEKFTDGDDEERAYLMDMGVKALRRYFFLITFRSYLHCTSPSNLEFAAWMDARPELGHLCNNLRIDK from the exons ATGGATTTTGATATTTTG GTTCATAAAATTTCACAAGCTGATGTAAATACAGAGATAATTTTCAATTGTCAAATGGGGCGTGGACGAACTACAACTGGAATGGTCATTGCGACTTTGATTTATCTGAATCGAATTGGAGCTTCTg gcATTCCAAGAAGCAACTCAGTTGGTAGAATTTCTCAATGTCTGACTAATGTACCAGACCATATTCCTAACTCAGAGGAGGCAATACGAAGGGGAGAATATACAGTCATAAGAAGCTTGATTCGGGTGTTAGAGGTATTG GGTGGTGTTGAGGGGAAAAGGCAAGTTGACAAAGTCATTGACAAGTGCGCCTCAATGCAG AACTTACGTGAAGCAATTGCCACTTATCGCAATAGTATTCTGCGGCAACCAGATGAGATGAAAAGGGAGGCATCACTTTCTTTTTTTGTGGAGTACTTGGAGAGATACTACTTTTTGATATGTTTTGCTGTATATATACATTCAGAAATGGCTGCACTCCGCACTAGTTCAGCTAGTCATAGTAGTTTTGCTGACTGGATGAGAGCTAGGCCAGAGCTCTACAGCATTATTCGCAG GTTGCTGAGGAGAGATCCAATGGGTGCACTTGGGTATTCCAGTTTGAAACCATCTCTAATGAAGATAGCTGAATCTACTGATGGTCGCCCTTCAGAGATGGGTGTGGTTGCTGCCTTGAGAAATGGTGAGGTACTTGGCAGTCAAACTGTTCTGAAAAGTGATCATTGCCCAGGGTGTCAAAATCCAAGATTACCAGAAAGAGTGGAGGGGGCACCTAATTTCAGAGAAGTTCCTGGCTTTCCAGTTTATGGAGTCGCAAATCCAACTATCGATGGTATTCGATCTGTTCTTCGTAGGATTGGTAGCTCTAAAAGTGGACGCCCAGTACTTTGGCATAATATGAGAGAAGAACCTGTTATTTACATCAATGGGAAACCATTTGTTCTCCGAGAAGTTGAAAGACCGTACAAAAACATGCGGGAATACAcg GGAATTGGTCGTGAAAGGGTGGAGAAAATGGAAGCCCGGTTAAAAGAAGATATCCTAAGGGAAGCTGAACAGTATGACAATGCCATAATGGTTATTCATGAAACAGATGATGGGCAGATATATGATGCTTGGGAGCAAGTAACCTCTGATGTAATTCAAACCCCACTTGAAGTTTTTAAAAGCCTGGAGGTTGATGGATTTCCTATTAAGTATGCACGTGTGCCCATCACTGATGGAAAAGCTCCTAAAAGTTCTGATTTTGACACAATGGCTTTTAATATTGCTTCTGCTACAAAGGAAACTGCTTTTGTTTTCAATTGTCAG ATGGGTAGGGGCAGAACAACCACAGGTACTGTCATAGCTTGCCTTGTGAAGCTTCGAATTGATTATGGTAGACCTATTAAAATACTGGGAGATAATGTAACCCAGGAAGAAGTGGATGGCGGTTCCTCAAGTGGAGATGAAGTTGGCGGTTATGTCACTGCCCCCAATAATTTGCAAATAAAGATAGATGAGAAACAAAAGCATGTTTTTGGTATAAATGACATCCTCTTGTTATGGAAGATAACAGCTTTTTTTGATAATGGGGTGGAGTGCCGGGAGGCCTTAGATGGTATTATTGATAGATGTTCTGCACTTCAAAACATTCGCCAAGCTGTTCTAGAATATAGAAAAGTATTCAATCAACAACATGTTGAGCCAAGGGTAAGGAGGGTGGCATTAAATCGTGGTGCTGAGTACTTGGAACGGTATTTCCGTCTTATTGCTTTTGCAGCATATCTTGGAAGTGAAGCATTTGATGGATTTTGTGGAGGAAAATCCAAAGTGTCATTTAAGAATTGGTTGCATCAGAGACCAGAGGTGCAGGCTATGAAATGGAGCATACGATTGAGACCGGGGCGGTTTTTCACTGTCCCT GAAGAGCTGAGAGCACCACAAGAGTCTCAACACGGAGATGCAGTGATGGAGGCATTCGTCAAGGCTCGGAGTGGTTCAGTTCTGGGAAAAGGCTCCATACTTAAAATGTATTTCTTTCCTGGTCAGAGAACTTCCAGCCACATACAAATACATGGCGCACCACACGTTTACAAG GTTGATGAATACTCTGTGTATTGCATGGCAACTCCAACCATCTCTGGTGCAAAGGAGATGTTAAAGTATTTGGGTGCTAATCCTAAAGCAAAAGCCTCAGCTActcaaaaagtaattttgactGATCTAAGAGAGGAAGCAGTTGTCTATATCAAGGGCACTCCCTTTGTCCTGAGGGAGTTAAACAAACCATATGATACACTCAAGCATGTGGGAATCACTGGTCCTGTG GTGGAACACATGGAAGCAAGGTTGAAAGAAGACATAATAGCTGAGATTAAACAGTCTGGTGGGCTGATGCTGTTACACCGTGAAGAATATAACCCTTCAACAAATCAGTCTAATGTGGTTGGATACTGGGAAAACATTTTGGTGGATGACGTGAAAACAACCGTAGAAGTTTATTCTGCTCTAAAGGATGAAGACTATGATATTGTCTATCAGAGGATACCATTAACAAGGGAGAGAGATGCATTGGCCTCTGATGTTGATGCAATACAGTActgtaaagatga CTCTGCAGAGAGTTATCTTTTTGTATCACACACAGGTTTTGGTGGAGTTGCATATGCAATGGCGATTATTTGTATTAGACTCGGAGCAGAAGCAAACTTTGCATCCACAGTCCCACAGCCAGTATTTAGTCCTCAGAAATATGCAGGGGCTGAAGAGAACTTTCTCTCTCGAGCTTCTAATGAAGCAGCACTCAAGATGGGTGACTATCGTGACATATTGAGCCTTACAAGAGTCCTCATACATGGTCCCCAAAGCAAAGCAGATGTTGACAATGTTATTGACAG ATGTGCAGGCGCAGGGCATCTACGAGATGatattctttattattataaagaatTTGAGAAGTTTACTGATGGCGATGATGAGGAACGTGCGTATCTTATGGACATGGGTGTCAAGGCTTTGAG GCGGTACTTTTTTCTTATCACATTCAGATCTTACCTTCACTGCACCTCTCCATCCAATCTGGAATTTGCTGCTTGGATGGATGCAAGACCCGAGCTTGGTCATCTATGTAACAATCTTAGAATTGATAAATAA